The Coffea arabica cultivar ET-39 chromosome 1e, Coffea Arabica ET-39 HiFi, whole genome shotgun sequence genome has a window encoding:
- the LOC113707108 gene encoding uncharacterized protein, with protein sequence MKGDRMAKRSSFGSVVRRRLSDITNSAPQPRSPSNVEKPSLDPSSKEYIDHLAKENMALVKLIQDKNKAIELNGIELQKLRINLQKMQMQNWNLAQANSVMIAELNFGKEKMKTLQHEISCKEALLKSRSLEIKEREVIPAEETKLDNSKSRRPRFTRSRSVGHCTTVSHQVAAKEAAENKRLCLRRQSASSKMQQPENKENLFELEDVMLPTAGVPTDFGPASSPFTYKDCKDDKQHGAEHRSRRPERTSIGGRPLRKAAEKVQSYKEVPLNSKMRRAN encoded by the exons ATGAAAGGGGATAGAATGGCAAAGAGGTCTTCTTTTGGGAGCGTCGTCAGGAGAAGATTGTCAGATATTACCAATTCTGCTCCACAGCCTAGATCTCCAAGCAATGTAGAAAAGCCCTCCTTGGATCCTTCTTCTAAGGAATATATTGATCATCTTGCCAAG GAAAATATGGCACTGGTCAAGCTTATTCAAGATAAAAA TAAGGCGattgaattgaatggaattgagcTCCAAAAACTCAGAATCAATCTTCAGAAGATGCAAATGCAGAATTGGAATCTTGCTCAAGCCAATAGTGTTATGATAGCG GAACTTAATTTCGGGAAAGAAAAG ATGAAGACCCTACAGCACGAGATTTCCTGCAAGGAGGCACTTCTTAAATCAAGGAGTTTGGAAATCAAG GAGAGAGAGGTGATTCCTGCAGAAGAAACCAAACTTGATAATAGCAAGAGCAGGAGGCCCCGCTTCACAAGAAGTAGAT CCGTAGGCCATTGTACAACTGTATCCCATCAAGTTGCAGCAAAGGAGGCGGCAGAAAACAAGAG GCTCTGTTTAAGGAGGCAGTCGGCTAGTTCCAAAATGCAACAGccggaaaacaaagaaaacttgTTCGAATTAGAGGACGTGATGCTGCCAACTGCTGGCGTACCGACTGATTTTGGACCAGCTTCATCACCTTTTACTTACAAAGACTGTAAAGATGATAAGCAACATGGTGCTGAACACAGATCTAGACGACCAGAAAGAACCTCAATTGGTGGAAGACCATTAAGAAAGGCAGCTGAGAAGGTTCAATCCTACAAAGAAGTCCCTTTAAATAGTAAAATGAGGAGAGCAAATTGA
- the LOC113707057 gene encoding uncharacterized protein isoform X1, with protein MEDIGDYLDFEFDEPIKVPAAINKKKKKVIGLDDLVADYYQEKSQVIERESKRAKSEKQICDSDDDLDEEDARQVKEFEDHVDEFQKDMGQISNDDDTHFWGFQVFGNQLQEVLSPVRFTEIDCCELLQSFQNHELNSMVELEMEKGETFLEGLLTNGWLLKLVFISGQLEDSIATWTFNLMLYSSKDVLRRSACDLWCSILLHKNKPDHSSIKLEWVPSHSELKKALEVYGFQLDSSSKSSSDVEMVPADSDCPGPPQNIQYWIKYVRVCFQVRNTWGILSSSEAEDLTYIIITMFLDRVMLGLSVVLHECLVAAISYFKYDEWQASCHQIAKCLALRLPADVNCLRIVDSISAIDGRSKHLRSAVAFQFLVKCFDAKVLDAEEILRLLISINVRDNKCNLFKMYIGLSLAENWLLFDPLLKDKPILREMWGLCLRNCSCQITSTDLRPFASKVRCKATYLLQGTSSR; from the exons ATGGAGGACATTGGTGATTATTTGGACTTCGAATTCGATGAGCCCATCAAAGTTCCTGCCGCCATAAACAAGAAAAA GAAAAAGGTCATAGGTTTGGATGATCTTGTAGCAGATTATTATCAGGAGAAAAGCCAGGTTATTGAAAGGGAATCCAAAAGGGCCAAGTCTGAAAAGCAGATATGTGATTCTGATGATGATTTGGATGAAGAAGATGCTAGACAAGTAAAAGAGTTTGAGGATCATGTTGATGAGTTCCAAAAGGAT ATGGGTCAAATAAGCAATGATGATGACACACATTTTTGGGGTTTCCAAGTTTTTGGAAATCAG TTGCAGGAAGTGCTGTCTCCTGTGCGGTTTACTGAAATTGATTGTTGTGAACTCTTACAGTCTTTCCAAAATCACGAACTGAATTCTATGGTTGAACTCGAAATGGAGAAAG GAGAAACGTTTCTTGAAGGATTACTAACAAATGGGTGGCTCTTGAAGTTGGTTTTTATAAGTGGTCAGTTGGAGGATTCCATAGCAACATGGACGTTCAATCTCA TGTTGTATTCATCAAAGGATGTGCTGAGAAGAAGTGCATGTGACTTATGGTGTAGCATCCTTCTGCACAAAAACAAG CCGGACCATTCGAGTATCAAGTTGGAATGGGTACCTAGCCATTCTGAACTAAAAAAAGCGCTTGAAGTATATGGCTTTCAATTGGATTCTTCTTCGAAGTCATCATCTGATGTTGAGATGGTTCCTGCAG ATTCTGATTGTCCAGGACCGCCTCAGAATATTCAATACTGGATTAAATATGTTAGAGTTTGCTTCCAAGTAAG GAACACATGGGGAATCTTATCTTCATCAGAGGCAGAGGATTTGACATATATAATTATCACTATGTTTCTAGATCGCGTAATGTTGGGCCTCTCCGTGGTTCTACATGAGTGTCTGGTTGCAGCTATTAGTTACTTCAAATATGATGAATGGCAAGCAAGCTGTCACCAAATAGCAAAATGCCTTGCATTAAG ACTGCCTGCAGATGTAAATTGCCTGAGAATTGTAGACAGTATCTCAGCAATTGATGGGCGTAGTAAGCACCTCAGAAGTGCTGTGGCTTTCCAATTTCTTGTGAAATGCTTTGATGCTAAG GTACTTGATGCAGAAGAGATCTTGAGGTTGCTGATCTCAATTAATGTGAGAGACAACAAATGTAACCTTTTCAAGATGTATATAGGCTTGAGTTTGGCAGAAAATTGGCTCTTATTCGATCCCCTGTTGAAAGACAAACCAATCCTACGTGAAATGTGGGGTCTCTGTTTACGTAACTGTTCTTGTCAAATTACCAGTACGGATTTGAGGCCCTTTGCTTCAAAG GTCCGGTGTAAAGCTACATATCTTCTTCAAGGAACTTCCAGTAGATGA
- the LOC113707057 gene encoding uncharacterized protein isoform X2, whose translation MEDIGDYLDFEFDEPIKVPAAINKKKKKVIGLDDLVADYYQEKSQVIERESKRAKSEKQICDSDDDLDEEDARQVKEFEDHVDEFQKDMGQISNDDDTHFWGFQVFGNQEVLSPVRFTEIDCCELLQSFQNHELNSMVELEMEKGETFLEGLLTNGWLLKLVFISGQLEDSIATWTFNLMLYSSKDVLRRSACDLWCSILLHKNKPDHSSIKLEWVPSHSELKKALEVYGFQLDSSSKSSSDVEMVPADSDCPGPPQNIQYWIKYVRVCFQVRNTWGILSSSEAEDLTYIIITMFLDRVMLGLSVVLHECLVAAISYFKYDEWQASCHQIAKCLALRLPADVNCLRIVDSISAIDGRSKHLRSAVAFQFLVKCFDAKVLDAEEILRLLISINVRDNKCNLFKMYIGLSLAENWLLFDPLLKDKPILREMWGLCLRNCSCQITSTDLRPFASKVRCKATYLLQGTSSR comes from the exons ATGGAGGACATTGGTGATTATTTGGACTTCGAATTCGATGAGCCCATCAAAGTTCCTGCCGCCATAAACAAGAAAAA GAAAAAGGTCATAGGTTTGGATGATCTTGTAGCAGATTATTATCAGGAGAAAAGCCAGGTTATTGAAAGGGAATCCAAAAGGGCCAAGTCTGAAAAGCAGATATGTGATTCTGATGATGATTTGGATGAAGAAGATGCTAGACAAGTAAAAGAGTTTGAGGATCATGTTGATGAGTTCCAAAAGGAT ATGGGTCAAATAAGCAATGATGATGACACACATTTTTGGGGTTTCCAAGTTTTTGGAAATCAG GAAGTGCTGTCTCCTGTGCGGTTTACTGAAATTGATTGTTGTGAACTCTTACAGTCTTTCCAAAATCACGAACTGAATTCTATGGTTGAACTCGAAATGGAGAAAG GAGAAACGTTTCTTGAAGGATTACTAACAAATGGGTGGCTCTTGAAGTTGGTTTTTATAAGTGGTCAGTTGGAGGATTCCATAGCAACATGGACGTTCAATCTCA TGTTGTATTCATCAAAGGATGTGCTGAGAAGAAGTGCATGTGACTTATGGTGTAGCATCCTTCTGCACAAAAACAAG CCGGACCATTCGAGTATCAAGTTGGAATGGGTACCTAGCCATTCTGAACTAAAAAAAGCGCTTGAAGTATATGGCTTTCAATTGGATTCTTCTTCGAAGTCATCATCTGATGTTGAGATGGTTCCTGCAG ATTCTGATTGTCCAGGACCGCCTCAGAATATTCAATACTGGATTAAATATGTTAGAGTTTGCTTCCAAGTAAG GAACACATGGGGAATCTTATCTTCATCAGAGGCAGAGGATTTGACATATATAATTATCACTATGTTTCTAGATCGCGTAATGTTGGGCCTCTCCGTGGTTCTACATGAGTGTCTGGTTGCAGCTATTAGTTACTTCAAATATGATGAATGGCAAGCAAGCTGTCACCAAATAGCAAAATGCCTTGCATTAAG ACTGCCTGCAGATGTAAATTGCCTGAGAATTGTAGACAGTATCTCAGCAATTGATGGGCGTAGTAAGCACCTCAGAAGTGCTGTGGCTTTCCAATTTCTTGTGAAATGCTTTGATGCTAAG GTACTTGATGCAGAAGAGATCTTGAGGTTGCTGATCTCAATTAATGTGAGAGACAACAAATGTAACCTTTTCAAGATGTATATAGGCTTGAGTTTGGCAGAAAATTGGCTCTTATTCGATCCCCTGTTGAAAGACAAACCAATCCTACGTGAAATGTGGGGTCTCTGTTTACGTAACTGTTCTTGTCAAATTACCAGTACGGATTTGAGGCCCTTTGCTTCAAAG GTCCGGTGTAAAGCTACATATCTTCTTCAAGGAACTTCCAGTAGATGA
- the LOC113707116 gene encoding uncharacterized protein — protein sequence MDFEKIETEVKIHVQKWVGEAQLLIQRTSPAQLYVAVAVVVFTMLLLILIKLFKRKTSNTIVLTGLSGSGKTILFYQLRDGSSHLGTVTSMEPNEGTFVLHSETTKKGKIKPVHIVDVPGHSRLRAKLDEFLPQAAGVVFVVDAVEFLPNCRAASEYLYEVLTAASVVKRKIPLLILCNKVDKVTAHTKDFIRKQLEKEIDKLRTSRTAVSEADVTDEYTLGTPGEAFAFSQCHNKVVIGEASGLTGEISQLEDFIRNLVKP from the exons ATGGACTTTGAAAAGATAGAGACAGAAGTGAAGATTCATGTACAGAAATGGGTAGGAGAAGCTCAGTTATTGATTCAGAGGACATCACCAGCTCAACTTTATGTCGCCGTTGCCGTAGTCGTGTTCACCATGCTTTTACTCATACTCA TTAAACTTTTCAAACGCAAAACATCTAATACCATTGTGCTCACTGGGCTCAGTGGAAGTGGAAAAACCATTCTCTTTTACCAA CTCCGTGATGGCTCCTCTCATCTGGGTACTGTGACATCTATGGAACCTAATGAAGGCACCTTTGTACTGCACTCTGAGACAACTAAG AAGGGCAAGATAAAGCCTGTTCACATTGTTGATGTTCCTGGGCATTCTCGTCTTCGAGCCAAACTAGATGAGTTCTTGCCTCAAGCAGCTGGCGTTGTCTTTGTTGTTGATGCTGTGGAATTCCTACCTAACTGCCGTGCTGCCTCAGA GTATCTCTATGAAGTTCTTACAGCTGCAAGTGTTGTAAAGAGGAAGATTCCACTTCTCATCCTCTGCAACAAGGTGGATAAAGTCACCGCACACACAAAGGATTTCATCAGAAAACAGCTGGAGAAAGAAAT TGACAAGCTTCGGACATCAAGAACAGCAGTATCTGAGGCAGATGTCACTGATGAATATACACTTGGGACACCTGGTGAAGCCTTTGCATTTTCCCAGTGTCACAACAAAGTCGTCATTGGAGAAGCTTCTGGTTTAACTGGTGAGATAAGTCAGTTGGAAGACTTCATTAGAAATCTTGTGAAGCCTTGA
- the LOC113707131 gene encoding protein NUCLEAR FUSION DEFECTIVE 4, whose amino-acid sequence MGGAKMSNSNCTGHRGGHGAIPFAVHVVRGRWFSLFASFLIMAGAGATYLFGTYSKEIKSSLGYDQTTLNLLGFFKDFGANVGVLSGLIDEVVPTWLVLLIGAGMNFAGYFMIWLTVTGRIAKPKVWMMCIYICVGANSQNFANTGALVTSVKNFPESRGIMIGLLKGFTGLSGAILTQVYLAVYGNDSKSLILLIAWLPAALSVVFVYTIREMKVVRQPNQLSIFYYFLFVSIALALFLMVMTILQKAVAFSQAAYAGSATVACALLFFPLLIAIKQEWLIWKQRNISSPTVSIEIPVEIEPKQTSAAQSSSKKIDENQTALWYQNVFKKPKRGDDYTILQALSSTDMLVLFLATFCGLGSSLTAVDNLGQIGESLGYPTKTIKSFVSLLSIWNFFGRIFSGFVSETLLVKYKFPRTLMMTFVLLLACTGYLLIAFPFNGSVYVASIIIGFSFGAQLPLIFTIISELFGLKHYSTLFNCGQLASPLGSYILNVKVTGPLYDREALKDLARRGMTRSSVKDLTCIGTQCYRLPFIVLASITLFGALASLILVARTREFYRSDIYKKFRDAAEADDDPDMTLPTSKTATSK is encoded by the coding sequence ATGGGGGGAGCAAAAATGAGCAATAGCAATTGCACCGGCCACCGTGGAGGCCATGGGGCTATCCCCTTTGCCGTTCATGTTGTTCGAGGACGATGGTTCTCACTTTTTGCCTCCTTTTTGATCATGGCTGGAGCCGGTGCAACTTATCTTTTTGGAACTTACTCTAAAGAGATAAAGTCTTCTCTTGGATATGATCAAACTACACTCAATCTTCTAGGCTTCTTTAAGGACTTTGGTGCAAATGTTGGAGTTTTATCGGGCCTTATTGATGAGGTAGTTCCAACATGGCTTGTGCTCTTGATTGGTGCAGGCATGAATTTTGCTGGCTACTTCATGATATGGTTAACTGTCACCGGGAGAATTGCCAAGCCAAAAGTTTGGATGATGTGCATCTATATATGTGTGGGAGCCAACTCTCAAAATTTTGCCAATACAGGTGCTCTTGTTACTTCTGTTAAAAATTTCCCCGAGAGCAGGGGAATCATGATTGGCCTATTGAAAGGTTTCACTGGACTCAGTGGAGCTATCTTGACACAAGTATACTTGGCTGTGTATGGGAATGATTCCAAGTCTCTTATTCTTCTTATTGCTTGGCTTCCAGCTGCTTTGTCGGTGGTTTTCGTGTACACGATTCGCGAAATGAAGGTTGTTAGGCAGCCAAATCAGTTGAGCATTTTTTACTACTTCCTATTCGTGTCAATTGCGCTTGCATTGTTTCTTATGGTTATGACCATACTTCAAAAAGCAGTAGCTTTCTCACAAGCAGCTTATGCTGGAAGTGCAACTGTGGCTTGTGCTTTGCTCTTTTTTCCTTTACTGATTGCCATTAAACAAGAGTGGCTAATCTGGAAGCAAAGAAACATTTCTAGTCCTACAGTATCTATCGAGATACCGGTAGAAATTGAGCCAAAGCAGACATCGGCAGCTCAATCTTCAAGCAAAAAGATTGATGAGAATCAGACAGCACTTTGGTACCAGAACGTCTTTAAGAAGCCAAAGAGAGGAGATGATTACACTATCCTACAAGCACTTTCGAGCACTGATATGCTCGTTCTGTTTCTTGCAACATTCTGTGGACTGGGATCAAGCTTAACTGCAGTGGATAACTTGGGACAGATAGGAGAATCATTAGGATATCCCACAAAAACCATAAAGTCCTTCGTTTCACTTCTCAGCATATGGAACTTCTTTGGAAGAATCTTTTCTGGTTTCGTCTCCGAAACTCTTCTTGTCAAGTACAAATTTCCAAGAACTCTAATGATGACATTTGTCCTACTCTTGGCTTGCACTGGCTATCTCCTTATTGCCTTTCCTTTCAATGGCTCAGTTTATGTAGCATCCATCATAATTGGATTCTCATTTGGTGCACAACTGCCACTGATTTTTACCATCATTTCCGAGCTTTTTGGCCTCAAACATTACTCGACGTTGTTCAATTGCGGACAGTTGGCCAGCCCCCTTGGCTCATATATCCTAAATGTTAAGGTTACCGGACCTCTTTATGATAGAGAGGCATTGAAAGATCTTGCCAGGAGGGGAATGACTAGGTCATCCGTGAAGGATCTGACATGCATTGGAACTCAATGTTATAGGTTGCCCTTTATCGTATTGGCTAGCATTACTCTCTTTGGAGCTCTTGCTTCATTGATTTTGGTTGCTAGAACTAGAGAATTCTACAGAAGTGATATTTATAAAAAGTTCAGAGATGCAGCAGAGGCAGATGATGATCCAGATATGACATTGCCAACATCCAAAACGGCCACTTCAAAGTAA
- the LOC113707138 gene encoding probable glucuronoxylan glucuronosyltransferase IRX7, with the protein MADSSLHKKPTRNRGFYVRMRFLNHHNNVNYSKHGGRASQQSIEKSFCYRYYKWLLWISLALYFLSSFLITHKPTPSALSLSTTTILPRLKASRALFESTNSTSIGKFRGLKVYIYELPSKYNTDWLQDGRCSNHLFASEVAIHRALLTSEVRTFDPWEADFFFVPVYVSCNFSTVNGFPAIGHARSLIASAIEVISSELPFWNRSLGSDHIFVASHDYGACFHAMEDRAKADGIPEFLKKSIILQTFGVNYDHPCQDVERIVIPPYISPKSVRKTLDKSPINGRRDIFAFFRGKMEVHPKNVSGRFYGKRVRTVMWRKYGNDRKFYLKRHRFAGYQSEIVRSTFCLCPLGWAPWSPRLVESVALGCVPVIIADGIRLPFPGAVPWADISLTVAENDVAELGPILEHVASTNLTAIQRKLWDPSVRRALLFNDPVVDGDATWQVLEALSRKLDRSQKKWRVSSE; encoded by the exons ATGGCAGATTCATCACTTCATAAAAAACCCACAAGAAACAGAGGTTTCTACGTGAGGATGAGGTTCTTAAACCATCACAACAACGTTAATTATTCCAAACATGGCGGAAGAGCTTCACAACAATCCATTGAAAAAAGCTTTTGTTACAGATATTACAAATGGCTTCTTTGGATTTCTCTTGCTCTTTACttcctctcttcttttctcatCACTCACAAACCAACCCCTTCTGCTCTTTCCCTCTCCACAACCACCATTCTTCCTCGCTTAAAAGCCTCTCGTGCTCTATTCGAATCCACTAATTCCACCTCAATAG GGAAATTTAGGGGGTTGAAGGTGTACATATATGAATTGCCCTCTAAATACAATACTGACTGGCTACAGGACGGAAGGTGTAGCAATCATTTGTTTGCCTCTGAGGTGGCTATCCACAGAGCTTTGTTAACTAGTGAAGTCCGTACGTTTGATCCTTGGGAGGCTGATTTTTTCTTCGTCCCTGTATATGTTTCCTGCAATTTCAGCACTGTTAATGGCTTCCCAGCCATCGGTCATGCACGAAGCCTCATCGCCTCGGCTATTGAGGTTATTTCCTCTGAGCTTCCGTTCTGGAATCGTAGCCTTGGCTCTGACCACATTTTTGTTGCATCCCATGATTATGGCGCTTGCTTTCACGCCATG GAGGATAGAGCTAAGGCGGACGGGATACCTGAGTTTTTGAAAAAGTCGATAATATTACAAACTTTCGGAGTCAACTATGATCACCCATGTCAAGACGTGGAACGTATCGTTATACCTCCCTATATCTCGCCGAAAAGTGTACGGAAGACGCTGGACAAGTCTCCGATCAATGGCCGGCGGGACATTTTTGCGTTTTTCCGGGGTAAGATGGAGGTCCATCCTAAGAATGTCAGCGGCCGGTTTTACGGCAA GCGCGTGAGAACGGTGATGTGGCGGAAATACGGGAACGATCGGAAGTTTTACTTAAAGAGGCATAGGTTTGCCGGTTACCAGTCAGAGATCGTACGGTCAACGTTCTGTTTGTGTCCGCTAGGGTGGGCCCCATGGAGTCCGAGGCTTGTTGAATCCGTGGCACTCGGTTGCGTGCCGGTCATAATAGCCGATGGTATCCGGTTGCCTTTCCCAGGCGCCGTGCCGTGGGCGGATATATCCCTCACGGTGGCGGAGAATGACGTGGCAGAGCTAGGACCGATTCTGGAACACGTAGCGTCTACTAACCTAACCGCCATACAGAGGAAACTATGGGACCCGAGTGTTAGGAGGGCCCTGCTTTTCAACGATCCGGTGGTGGATGGGGATGCCACGTGGCAGGTGCTGGAAGCCCTATCAAGGAAGCTCGACAGGTCCCAGAAGAAGTGGAGGGTTTCGAGCGAATGA